CGGTGAAGGCGGTAAAGCGTTATCTCGCGGTCAACGTCAATCTATCGCTTTAGCGCGCGCTATCTTAAACGAACCACAAATATTATTACTTGATGAACCCACTGCAAGTTTGGATGCGCGAGCAGAAAAGCAGTTTATACAGTCCATGAAAGTTACCGCGCAAGATCGCACGTTAGTATTGATCACGCACAAAATGCACCTATTACAGTTAGTGGATCGGATCATAGTATTAGATAAAGGTCATTTGGTTGCTGATGGCAGTAAAGAGGTTATTTTAAATAAGTTGAAAAATGGATTGCTGACTCCGGGAGCAGTGCAATGAAGGTTAGTAAGCAAGACTTAGAGATGGCAGATGATGTGTACGGTGCTATGTTAGCGCAAACGCCGCAGGTTCACAGATTAACTATTTGGGCGTTGGCTGCATTTGTACTTAGTTTTATTATTTGGGCTTACTTTGCCAAATTAGACCGAGTGGCAACGGGAATGGGTAAGGTAGTACCTTCTTCGCAGATCCAGATCATTCAGAGTTTAGATGGCGGTATTTTACAACAGTTATATGTGACTGAAGGCATGATAGTCAGTAAAGATCAGCCACTGGCGAGAATCGATGATACACGTTTTCGAGCAGATTTAGCACAACAACGTCAAGAAGTTGATAGCTTGCGGGCGGATATTATTCGTTTGCGCAGTGAGTTAACTAGTATCTTGGTTGCCGATGTTCCAGACTGGCAATTACAAATTAAGATAGCCAAAAAAACCTTGATATTTCCTGATGATTTAAAGCAGAACTTACCGTATTTAGTCGTGCGTCAACAAGATGAATATCAGGCTCGGTTAGATAGTCTTAGCAATCAGGTTGCTATTCAGGCTCAGCAAATTCAACAGCGTTATGAAGAAAGCAGGGAATTAAAGTCAAAAATAAAAACCTTGGAAATAAGTTATAAATTGGCTTCGCGGGAAATTGAATTGACGCGACCTTTAGCGAAAAAGAACATCGTACCAGAGGTGGAGTTACTCAAGTTAGAGCGGAGTGTTAACAGTATTAAAGGTGAGCTTGATTCTCTTCGTTTATTAGTACCAAAATTAAAATCGGTGATGGCTGAAGCGGTGTTAAAGCGTCGTGAAGCGGTACTTAATTATCGTGCAGATGCACGAGCGCAGTTAAATGAATTGCAAGGTAAGTTCTCACGAATTACTGAAGCGCAAGTTGGTGTTAAGGATAAGGTAGAGAAAGCATTAATCATTTCACCTGTAGTCGGGACTATCAAAACGTTACATATCACCACTATGGGCGGGGTTGTGCAACCGGGCCAGGTGTTACTAGAGATTGTACCAACCGAAGATAAATTACTGATTGAAGCCAAAATAAAACCGAAAGATATTGCCTTTATTCATCTGGGCTTACCAGCAGTGGTGAAGATTACTGCATATGATTTTACCCGTTATGGTGGTTTAAAAGGGGTTGTTGAGCACATAAGTGCGGATACAACTCAGGATGAAGACGGTAATAGTTTTTATATTATCCGTGTCCGCACTCAAATTTCTGATATTCAGGGTAATCAGGATATGCCAATAATCCCCGGTATGATGACATCTGTTGATGTGATGATAGGTAAACGTACGGTATTAGAATATATATTGAATCCTGTTTTAAGGGCTAAAGCAATGGCGCTTAGGGAGTTATAAATTGCTATTGAAAACATATAATAAAAATGGAGATAACATGAACCCGACTAATTTTCACTCGAAACAAAGAGGCTATAAGGGTTTTCTTTATTCCGCGATAATGTGCTCAGCTATGGTTGTTC
This Moritella sp. 5 DNA region includes the following protein-coding sequences:
- a CDS encoding HlyD family type I secretion periplasmic adaptor subunit, with amino-acid sequence MKVSKQDLEMADDVYGAMLAQTPQVHRLTIWALAAFVLSFIIWAYFAKLDRVATGMGKVVPSSQIQIIQSLDGGILQQLYVTEGMIVSKDQPLARIDDTRFRADLAQQRQEVDSLRADIIRLRSELTSILVADVPDWQLQIKIAKKTLIFPDDLKQNLPYLVVRQQDEYQARLDSLSNQVAIQAQQIQQRYEESRELKSKIKTLEISYKLASREIELTRPLAKKNIVPEVELLKLERSVNSIKGELDSLRLLVPKLKSVMAEAVLKRREAVLNYRADARAQLNELQGKFSRITEAQVGVKDKVEKALIISPVVGTIKTLHITTMGGVVQPGQVLLEIVPTEDKLLIEAKIKPKDIAFIHLGLPAVVKITAYDFTRYGGLKGVVEHISADTTQDEDGNSFYIIRVRTQISDIQGNQDMPIIPGMMTSVDVMIGKRTVLEYILNPVLRAKAMALREL